In the genome of Bacillus sp. S3, one region contains:
- a CDS encoding glycosyl hydrolase family 28-related protein, whose product MKRRGNIIYLSAIIFVVAGILFFNNNVAENLGLKKEDQFVTMTANSQNEYVNVEDFGANGDDAKDDSTSIQEAIHFSHDSKIGTVKLLGNKRYILNKGIVLKEGIELEFGQNTTLQIEGNFKVIEVEKNASLLNGILEIVNAEFDSDVIYLDGNQKFWSWDKTRINNVTILNTSGSHKGTALHLYAGGSGNFISFVNFTDINIAGFQTGVKLEAEEPKVKNKYNFVNGNRFTNLTLDDCINGIAMIGSISIPNESSGNEFSGLQIQVSKVTKSVVKVSGSDNRFEGVIWDVHIVNKPIIEFSKESQRNRLLSNMGSKFIKDKGRQNYYTSPEEEAKNFN is encoded by the coding sequence ATGAAAAGAAGGGGCAATATTATTTATCTTTCAGCGATTATTTTTGTCGTAGCAGGCATCCTTTTTTTTAATAACAATGTTGCCGAGAATCTTGGATTGAAAAAGGAAGACCAATTTGTCACCATGACCGCAAATAGTCAAAACGAATATGTGAATGTGGAGGACTTCGGAGCCAATGGCGACGATGCAAAGGACGATTCTACTTCCATTCAAGAAGCGATCCATTTCAGTCATGATTCGAAAATTGGAACTGTAAAGTTACTTGGAAATAAGAGGTATATTCTGAATAAAGGAATCGTTTTAAAGGAGGGCATTGAACTAGAATTTGGCCAAAATACAACGTTACAAATCGAAGGGAACTTTAAAGTTATTGAAGTAGAGAAAAATGCATCCCTGTTAAATGGAATTCTTGAAATTGTCAATGCTGAATTTGATTCAGACGTCATTTATTTAGACGGAAATCAAAAATTTTGGTCCTGGGACAAAACCCGAATCAACAATGTAACGATCTTAAACACCAGCGGTTCACATAAGGGGACAGCTCTTCATCTATATGCTGGGGGTTCAGGTAATTTTATTAGTTTTGTCAATTTTACTGACATAAATATTGCAGGCTTTCAAACCGGCGTTAAATTGGAGGCTGAGGAGCCAAAAGTTAAAAATAAATATAACTTTGTAAATGGAAACCGATTCACTAATCTAACCTTAGATGATTGTATAAACGGTATTGCCATGATTGGCTCTATTAGTATTCCAAATGAAAGTTCCGGTAATGAGTTCAGCGGACTGCAAATTCAAGTATCGAAGGTAACAAAAAGTGTAGTAAAAGTCAGCGGCTCCGATAATAGATTTGAGGGTGTAATATGGGATGTCCATATAGTGAATAAACCAATCATAGAGTTTTCAAAAGAGTCTCAAAGGAACAGATTACTTTCGAATATGGGCTCAAAATTTATTAAAGATAAAGGGCGGCAAAATTATTATACATCACCGGAGGAAGAAGCAAAGAATTTTAACTAG
- a CDS encoding CpsD/CapB family tyrosine-protein kinase — MSKKRDETKKIIQRLQLNETSISSEQIRMIRTNLEPLVHQQTALLLVTSPSDDGEKSIITSKLALSIVEQGKKVLLVDGNIRKPSLNHWFKLPNEAGLTNVIDNVNEAFLNIQETFVPGLFVLPTGPMPVNPADVWMTGKINELVRYCEANFDVIIFEGPPFLTVSDSHILANQCDGVILVIKENKTKKKDVIKTKEYLERKNNQILGVIYQTG, encoded by the coding sequence GTGTCTAAGAAACGGGATGAGACGAAAAAAATAATCCAAAGGCTTCAACTTAATGAAACGTCAATAAGTTCAGAACAAATTCGAATGATTCGAACGAATTTAGAACCGCTTGTTCATCAACAAACGGCATTATTATTGGTAACCTCCCCCAGCGATGACGGCGAAAAATCAATTATTACATCAAAATTAGCCCTTTCTATTGTTGAACAAGGGAAAAAGGTACTTTTAGTGGATGGCAATATTCGAAAGCCTTCACTAAACCATTGGTTTAAGCTGCCAAATGAGGCCGGATTAACGAATGTAATTGATAATGTAAATGAGGCCTTCCTCAATATTCAAGAGACATTTGTTCCCGGCCTATTTGTCTTGCCGACTGGTCCAATGCCAGTAAATCCGGCAGATGTCTGGATGACAGGTAAAATAAATGAGCTGGTCAGATATTGTGAAGCAAATTTTGATGTGATCATTTTTGAGGGGCCTCCATTTTTGACAGTTTCTGATTCTCATATTCTAGCGAATCAATGTGATGGGGTTATTTTAGTAATCAAAGAGAATAAAACGAAGAAAAAGGACGTAATTAAGACAAAAGAATATTTGGAAAGAAAGAATAATCAAATTTTAGGTGTCATTTATCAAACAGGCTAA
- a CDS encoding YveK family protein, whose translation MDERVDLKKFLHIIRKRIVTIILTVLCVSLLTVGLSMFVLKPTYEATENILIGKLTKIDGEYSDSQELSMLLASTIDFIKSPIVLNSVQKELNINDEELEKKIVVQNNRNSQIVNVVVRDHDMEGAKTLAHTIANTTVSKMNDLFEVKNIKLLSDANGDPSVKMVGSLTLNVAIGAVIGVFLGIGLAMLREYWDDSIKDIYEIEGMIGLPILGEINLKSTKRKNKYKNYRQPKQATALKEKSGGEISV comes from the coding sequence ATGGACGAAAGAGTAGATTTAAAAAAATTTCTACATATTATTAGAAAGCGAATAGTGACCATTATTCTTACGGTTCTATGTGTATCTCTTTTAACTGTTGGTTTATCGATGTTTGTATTAAAACCAACGTATGAAGCAACTGAAAATATTTTAATTGGCAAGCTTACAAAGATTGATGGTGAATACAGTGATTCACAGGAACTTAGTATGCTGCTTGCTTCAACCATTGATTTTATAAAAAGTCCAATCGTGCTAAATTCCGTCCAAAAAGAGCTCAATATAAATGATGAAGAGTTAGAAAAGAAGATTGTCGTACAAAATAATCGGAATTCACAAATTGTCAATGTGGTCGTAAGGGATCACGATATGGAAGGTGCTAAAACACTTGCCCATACGATTGCCAACACAACGGTTAGTAAAATGAATGATCTGTTTGAGGTTAAAAATATCAAGCTATTAAGTGATGCAAATGGAGATCCCTCCGTTAAAATGGTTGGGAGTTTGACATTAAATGTTGCGATTGGTGCGGTGATTGGGGTTTTTCTTGGCATCGGCCTGGCAATGCTTCGCGAATATTGGGACGATTCTATTAAAGACATTTATGAGATTGAAGGCATGATTGGTTTACCTATTTTAGGAGAAATAAATTTAAAAAGTACAAAAAGAAAAAATAAATATAAAAATTATAGGCAACCTAAGCAGGCAACAGCCTTGAAAGAAAAAAGCGGGGGGGAAATAAGTGTCTAA
- a CDS encoding methionine biosynthesis PLP-dependent protein, which translates to MYKIDTKLAQIGNRSDTATGTVNPPVYFSTAYRHNGIGQSTGFDYSRTGNPTRQLLEKTIADLECGDQGFACSSGMAAIFTILSLFQSGDEWLVSEDLYGGTYRLLEKGYKKWGLNSQYVNTCCPEEIERKITPQTKAIFLETPTNPLMQQSDIAAVSSIAKKHGILLIVDNTFYTPLLQQPIVLGADIVIHSATKYLGGHNDVLAGLIVAKGKELCDALAFHHNGAGGVLSAFDSWLLMRGMKTLSLRMKQHEKNAKAIVEYLSEHEAVTDVLYSGRGGMVSFRLKEETWVNPFLQGLKLITFAESLGGTESFITYPATQTHADIPEEIRIQSGVDNRLLRFSVGIEDAEDLIFDLEGALAHIKEGVFF; encoded by the coding sequence ATGTACAAAATTGATACGAAACTTGCCCAAATTGGAAATCGCAGTGACACTGCAACCGGAACAGTGAACCCTCCGGTTTATTTTTCAACAGCTTACAGACACAATGGAATCGGACAATCAACCGGATTTGACTATTCACGGACAGGGAATCCAACACGACAGCTCCTTGAAAAAACAATTGCCGATTTGGAATGCGGTGATCAAGGGTTCGCCTGCAGTTCAGGAATGGCTGCGATTTTCACGATCCTATCCTTATTCCAAAGTGGGGATGAATGGTTAGTGAGCGAGGATTTATATGGTGGTACCTACCGGTTATTAGAAAAAGGCTATAAAAAATGGGGCTTGAACAGTCAATATGTAAATACGTGTTGTCCAGAAGAGATTGAACGAAAGATTACACCTCAGACAAAAGCAATCTTTCTTGAGACTCCGACCAATCCCCTCATGCAGCAATCAGATATTGCCGCTGTTTCTTCCATTGCGAAGAAACACGGGATCTTGCTGATTGTTGACAATACATTCTATACACCATTATTACAGCAGCCCATCGTACTTGGTGCCGACATTGTCATCCATAGTGCGACGAAATACTTAGGCGGTCATAATGATGTGCTTGCCGGGCTGATTGTGGCAAAAGGCAAGGAACTTTGTGATGCTTTGGCATTTCATCATAACGGGGCAGGCGGTGTCCTAAGTGCATTTGATTCATGGCTGTTAATGCGAGGTATGAAAACCTTGTCGCTCCGGATGAAACAACATGAGAAAAATGCAAAGGCCATTGTCGAATACCTTTCTGAACATGAAGCCGTGACAGATGTCCTTTATTCGGGTAGAGGCGGGATGGTTTCGTTCCGTTTAAAAGAAGAAACATGGGTGAATCCATTTTTACAAGGATTAAAGCTAATTACGTTTGCGGAAAGTCTTGGCGGCACTGAAAGCTTTATCACCTATCCAGCCACACAGACACATGCAGATATTCCAGAAGAAATAAGGATCCAATCTGGCGTGGACAATCGCTTATTGCGTTTTTCTGTTGGGATTGAAGATGCAGAAGATTTAATTTTTGACCTTGAGGGTGCCTTAGCCCATATTAAAGAAGGAGTGTTTTTCTAA
- a CDS encoding oligosaccharide flippase family protein, producing the protein MEKVTKNSIAKNIIHLFYSTALSSILNAAALIVLASYLQSYYYGMFSVVLAIAMIMGYFTDAGLSDIVLREGSKKDVNPSILISSYVKMRLGLLVVTFICGFCFIHISHSGNRELIQTAYFLVIPMVTGVALQSIGTTYFQLIEKMQYFGLIRIISSGCLVLTLTIGMLFRFNPVIICALYGLSYLAAGVIGVYLVSKNIRISLNSPFHRGLLQNLGSFTLGGLLFVLLPQLGPLVLEKTITLKEVGLFAVAYRIPQALQQIPFIVAGAYYPVLFRSFNNNLLDDHLKYNISLIKIIALVGMAMTIPLYHLSHFVIDLLFGVKWLEAVFPLKILSFMLTLQAINIALADGLTTRALQTYRTAVQSFAVICGVFLYLFFSRSYGVTGAAMAGVVIEGISLLGFWLCIPNRWIIAKKAIIPYLSFFIMCISTTGFFLDSLPVVAVILNFALLSFMLLIDKETMEKVNGYMKMIGMKQRWKSKKSQGV; encoded by the coding sequence ATGGAGAAAGTAACGAAAAATTCAATAGCTAAGAATATCATCCATCTTTTTTACAGTACAGCACTTTCAAGTATTTTAAATGCTGCAGCCTTAATCGTTTTAGCCAGTTACCTGCAATCCTATTATTATGGGATGTTTAGTGTCGTCTTAGCCATCGCGATGATCATGGGGTATTTTACAGATGCAGGACTAAGTGACATTGTGTTAAGAGAGGGTTCAAAGAAGGATGTGAATCCATCCATCCTTATTTCTTCCTATGTAAAAATGAGACTGGGCTTACTGGTTGTTACCTTTATATGTGGATTTTGCTTTATTCATATTTCACATTCGGGAAATCGAGAACTTATTCAAACGGCGTACTTTCTTGTTATCCCGATGGTAACAGGAGTGGCTCTGCAAAGTATTGGAACGACCTATTTTCAGTTAATAGAAAAAATGCAGTACTTTGGACTAATCCGAATTATTTCCTCTGGCTGCTTAGTTCTCACTCTTACAATTGGAATGCTTTTTCGTTTTAATCCAGTTATTATTTGCGCTCTTTATGGCCTCTCCTATTTGGCTGCCGGTGTTATTGGAGTGTACCTTGTCAGTAAAAATATTCGTATCAGCTTGAATAGTCCGTTCCATAGAGGCTTGTTACAAAATCTGGGTTCATTTACTTTAGGGGGATTGCTTTTTGTACTGCTGCCACAATTAGGGCCGCTAGTACTGGAAAAGACAATCACCCTTAAAGAAGTTGGGTTATTTGCAGTAGCCTATCGAATCCCGCAAGCGCTGCAGCAAATTCCCTTTATCGTTGCAGGTGCCTATTACCCAGTGTTGTTTCGATCCTTTAATAATAATCTTTTAGACGATCATTTAAAATATAATATCTCGTTAATCAAAATCATTGCCTTAGTCGGGATGGCGATGACCATTCCTTTATACCATCTGTCCCATTTCGTAATCGATCTGTTATTTGGTGTGAAGTGGCTCGAAGCTGTATTTCCATTGAAAATTTTATCCTTCATGCTTACGTTACAGGCGATTAATATTGCCTTAGCGGATGGTTTAACGACAAGGGCTTTACAAACGTATCGGACTGCTGTTCAATCGTTTGCCGTCATCTGTGGGGTCTTTCTTTATCTGTTTTTTAGTCGATCATATGGTGTAACGGGAGCGGCTATGGCAGGAGTAGTAATTGAAGGAATTTCCCTTTTGGGATTTTGGTTGTGCATACCCAATCGCTGGATCATTGCAAAAAAGGCAATCATTCCTTATCTTTCCTTTTTTATTATGTGTATCAGCACCACCGGATTTTTTCTAGATTCATTGCCGGTAGTAGCCGTTATCCTCAATTTTGCTTTATTATCCTTCATGCTACTTATAGATAAAGAAACCATGGAAAAAGTAAATGGGTACATGAAAATGATCGGAATGAAACAAAGATGGAAGTCGAAGAAATCACAGGGGGTTTAA
- the metC gene encoding cystathionine beta-lyase, producing MAQEEFSFETRLIHNKHKIDPTTGAVSVPIQHASTFHQSDFDQFGKYDYGRSLNPTREALEDVIAELEGGIKGFAFSSGMAAISTAFLLLSAGDHIVITEDVYGGTFRMVTEVLSRLGIDHTFVDMTNLDEVKKAIQHNTKAFYVETPSNPLMKVTDIKAISRIAKETGALTFVDNTFLTPSYQKPLELGADVVLHSATKFLSGHSDVVAGLAVVNDEGLAKRLGFLQNGFGAILGVQDAWLVLRGMKTLHVRLEQSQRSAMKLAKFLDAHPLVKKVHYPGLESHPQYHIQKDQAGGPGAVLSFELANEDALRTFLANVKIPVFAVSLGAVESILSYPAKMSHAAMPKVEREKRGITNSLVRLSVGLENPDDLIKDFSQALEFVGEKQLVLLQGES from the coding sequence ATGGCACAAGAAGAATTTAGCTTTGAAACCAGGCTCATCCATAATAAACATAAAATTGATCCAACAACTGGAGCGGTTAGTGTGCCAATTCAGCATGCATCCACCTTCCACCAATCTGATTTCGACCAGTTTGGTAAATATGATTATGGCCGCAGTTTAAATCCGACAAGGGAAGCACTTGAAGATGTAATCGCCGAACTTGAGGGCGGGATAAAAGGGTTTGCCTTCTCATCAGGTATGGCCGCGATTTCAACGGCATTCCTTCTTCTTTCTGCTGGTGATCATATTGTCATTACAGAGGATGTATACGGCGGTACATTCCGTATGGTGACAGAGGTTCTTTCACGGCTTGGCATTGATCATACGTTTGTTGATATGACAAATCTTGATGAAGTGAAGAAGGCAATTCAGCACAATACAAAAGCCTTTTATGTTGAAACGCCTTCGAATCCATTGATGAAAGTAACCGACATTAAGGCGATCAGCAGGATTGCCAAAGAAACTGGCGCACTAACCTTTGTCGATAATACATTCCTGACTCCTTCTTATCAAAAACCGTTAGAGTTAGGTGCAGATGTTGTGCTCCATAGTGCGACGAAGTTTTTATCGGGTCACAGTGACGTTGTTGCCGGGCTTGCTGTCGTTAATGACGAAGGTTTAGCGAAAAGATTAGGCTTTTTGCAAAACGGATTTGGGGCCATCTTAGGTGTTCAAGATGCCTGGCTAGTATTAAGAGGCATGAAGACATTGCACGTTCGTCTAGAGCAATCACAACGATCAGCTATGAAACTAGCTAAATTTTTAGATGCTCATCCGCTTGTTAAAAAAGTTCATTATCCGGGACTTGAAAGTCACCCGCAATATCATATTCAGAAAGACCAGGCTGGTGGCCCCGGAGCCGTCCTATCTTTTGAATTAGCTAATGAAGATGCCTTACGGACTTTTCTTGCGAATGTAAAAATACCTGTCTTCGCTGTCAGCCTTGGTGCGGTAGAATCGATCCTTTCTTACCCGGCAAAAATGTCCCATGCGGCGATGCCGAAGGTAGAGCGGGAAAAGCGCGGAATTACCAATAGTCTTGTCCGCTTATCCGTTGGGCTTGAAAACCCCGATGATTTGATCAAGGATTTTTCACAGGCATTAGAATTCGTCGGTGAAAAACAATTGGTATTACTACAAGGAGAATCATAA
- a CDS encoding O-antigen ligase family protein has translation MDHKITPNLHRSQFTIFFLFLLVTLANYYIYVGFAIKPYMIFLILFLTIHIGSFYFHKLQLFEVAMLLFYLMYSFTGVFALYPASSIRIICGIILYIFCYFVMKSVIGTSSNSMIERAISDVGIIFNIASLAMYFIGLKTLGFVFEGDRVYQFGVMLDRDYPRLIGLLQDPNFFVYYNTLFFSYYLCHAKSLKNKLGLILCIIANILSFSRGGLLVMAFILLIYILLNNPLKQLKLLAGLAGSLFVAVYIAIVYMKFDIFDILGSRIEDFSQDGGSGRLELWGRAWDYFTTHMFFGIGAFNFADYNFFQYGDNLEVHNTFLDILSESGLVGISCFCLFILLVFIQLIKSSVRKNNPYLLLTFLGMILQMGFLSIIINDMFFMYLAILTTYLNNEKYARQTETQKAGSFHSIFSYKQKLKLNVNRKGSDAAHEYSSHNR, from the coding sequence ATGGACCACAAAATAACTCCAAATTTGCATAGAAGTCAATTCACCATCTTCTTTCTTTTTTTATTAGTGACTCTGGCAAATTACTACATTTATGTGGGATTTGCCATAAAACCATATATGATTTTTTTGATTTTGTTTTTGACGATTCATATCGGTTCCTTTTACTTTCACAAGCTTCAGCTGTTTGAAGTAGCGATGCTGTTATTTTATTTGATGTACAGCTTCACAGGAGTGTTTGCTTTATATCCGGCCTCCAGCATTAGAATCATCTGCGGAATAATCTTATATATTTTTTGTTATTTTGTGATGAAATCAGTTATAGGCACCTCTAGTAATTCGATGATTGAAAGAGCGATTTCAGATGTTGGGATTATTTTTAATATTGCTAGTTTAGCAATGTATTTTATCGGCTTAAAAACCCTTGGTTTTGTATTCGAGGGTGATCGGGTTTATCAATTTGGTGTGATGCTGGATCGAGATTACCCTCGATTAATCGGGCTTTTACAGGATCCCAACTTCTTTGTTTATTATAATACACTCTTTTTCTCTTATTATCTTTGCCATGCAAAATCGCTGAAAAATAAGCTCGGTTTAATCCTATGTATTATTGCCAATATATTATCATTTTCAAGAGGCGGACTTTTAGTCATGGCGTTTATCCTGCTGATTTATATTTTGCTTAATAACCCTCTTAAACAGTTAAAATTACTGGCCGGTCTTGCCGGTTCACTTTTTGTGGCAGTGTATATTGCGATTGTCTATATGAAGTTCGATATTTTCGACATCTTAGGATCTAGAATTGAGGATTTTTCTCAGGATGGCGGCAGTGGAAGGTTAGAATTATGGGGAAGAGCCTGGGACTATTTTACGACGCATATGTTTTTTGGCATTGGGGCTTTTAATTTTGCTGACTATAACTTCTTTCAATATGGCGATAACCTGGAGGTACATAATACCTTTTTAGATATTTTATCGGAGTCTGGTTTGGTGGGAATATCCTGCTTTTGTTTATTTATCCTATTAGTATTTATCCAATTAATAAAAAGCAGTGTACGTAAAAATAACCCATACCTGCTATTAACCTTTCTTGGAATGATTCTGCAAATGGGGTTCCTTTCGATCATCATTAATGACATGTTTTTTATGTATCTAGCCATCTTAACAACGTATTTGAATAACGAAAAATATGCACGCCAGACTGAAACGCAAAAAGCAGGTTCGTTCCATTCCATATTCTCCTATAAACAAAAATTGAAACTAAATGTCAATCGTAAAGGAAGTGATGCTGCTCATGAATATTCTAGTCATAACAGATAA
- a CDS encoding helix-turn-helix domain-containing protein, whose translation MLGTKIQKLRQERNLTLSQLAEKTDISKSYLSHIERNIQTNPSIEVLVKIAAALEVNIQTLLSPNNSTLETRNPQKNPLIDWSVFINTALESGLINEADLREIKLAIQNSKPKT comes from the coding sequence ATGTTAGGTACAAAAATTCAAAAATTAAGGCAAGAAAGAAACCTTACGTTATCTCAGCTGGCTGAGAAAACAGATATCTCCAAGTCCTACTTAAGCCACATTGAAAGAAATATTCAAACAAACCCATCCATTGAAGTGCTAGTGAAAATTGCCGCAGCATTAGAGGTTAATATTCAGACCCTTCTCAGTCCAAATAACTCAACGTTGGAAACAAGAAATCCCCAAAAAAATCCTTTAATAGATTGGAGTGTTTTTATTAACACTGCCCTGGAGTCTGGATTAATTAATGAAGCAGATTTGAGGGAAATAAAACTGGCAATACAAAATAGCAAACCAAAGACCTGA
- a CDS encoding bifunctional homocysteine S-methyltransferase/methylenetetrahydrofolate reductase, with protein sequence MSFLEKLNNQILIADGAIGTLLYTYGVDSCSEELNLSQPEQIQNIHQAYIDAGADVIQTNTYAANYLKLQRYGLEDSVKEINSAAVRNAKKAAQNNAYVLGTIGGNRGIKPNSVSLEELKRSFREQLYCLLLEGVDGLLLETFYDLEELETVLTIARKETNLPIVAQVSLQEPEILQNRLPVNEALTRLEGLGADCLGLNCRLGPHHMLVALEQIELPKHAFLSAYPNASLPTYTDGKFHYEGDADYFRQSARAFRNQGVRLLGGCCGTTPAHIKAFADELKNSVPVTEKVVQLKPKKIAVESSTAKREFSPLQEIVKERPSVIVELDPPRKLDTTKFFEGAKALKEAGIDSITLADNSLATVRISNESLGYLIKERLNVRPLIHLSCRDRNIIGLQSHLMGLHTLGLNDVLAITGDPARVGDFPGASSVYDVSSFELIQMIKQLNEGLSFSGKDLGQKTAFSIAAAFNPNVRSVEKAVKRLEKKIHYGADYFISQPVFSEEKLLEVYEHTKHLDVPIYIGLMPLTSSKNAEFLHNEVPGIKIADSIRERMAGLNDNPLQAAREGIDITKSLIDAAMDLFNGIYLITPFLRYELTTELALYTKKRARYLRGNSYAENTVY encoded by the coding sequence ATGAGTTTTTTAGAAAAATTAAACAATCAAATCTTAATTGCAGACGGAGCTATAGGTACTCTCCTCTATACCTACGGTGTGGACTCTTGCTCGGAGGAGTTAAATCTATCTCAGCCGGAACAGATTCAAAATATACATCAAGCATACATTGACGCGGGAGCAGACGTCATTCAAACAAACACTTACGCTGCCAACTATTTAAAACTGCAGCGGTATGGTCTTGAAGATTCGGTAAAAGAAATTAACAGTGCTGCTGTTCGGAATGCTAAAAAAGCAGCACAAAATAATGCCTACGTACTTGGGACAATTGGGGGGAATCGCGGGATAAAGCCTAATTCTGTTTCCCTTGAGGAGTTAAAGCGCAGCTTCCGTGAACAATTATATTGTTTATTGCTTGAAGGGGTTGATGGCTTATTGCTGGAAACCTTTTACGACTTAGAAGAGCTTGAAACGGTGTTGACAATTGCGAGAAAGGAAACGAATCTGCCGATTGTTGCACAAGTTTCTCTGCAAGAGCCGGAAATTTTGCAAAATCGACTGCCAGTCAACGAGGCCTTAACGAGGCTTGAGGGTCTTGGAGCCGATTGTCTTGGTCTAAATTGCCGGCTTGGACCGCATCATATGCTCGTTGCCCTTGAGCAGATTGAACTTCCGAAGCATGCCTTTTTATCTGCCTATCCAAATGCCAGTCTGCCAACCTATACAGATGGGAAGTTTCATTATGAAGGGGATGCCGATTATTTTCGTCAATCTGCCCGTGCCTTCCGCAATCAAGGGGTACGCCTTCTCGGCGGCTGCTGCGGTACCACTCCGGCACATATCAAAGCCTTTGCGGATGAACTAAAGAATAGTGTTCCGGTGACAGAAAAGGTAGTACAATTAAAACCAAAGAAGATTGCGGTCGAATCTTCTACGGCTAAAAGGGAGTTCTCTCCCCTGCAAGAAATCGTGAAAGAAAGGCCGTCGGTGATTGTAGAATTGGATCCGCCGCGAAAGCTTGATACAACCAAGTTTTTCGAAGGGGCTAAAGCATTAAAAGAGGCCGGAATTGATTCAATCACGCTTGCGGATAATTCACTTGCGACCGTTAGGATTTCCAATGAATCTCTAGGTTACCTGATAAAAGAGCGATTGAACGTAAGGCCGCTCATTCATTTATCCTGCCGCGATCGCAATATTATTGGCTTGCAGTCTCACTTAATGGGGCTGCATACACTTGGGCTGAATGACGTCCTTGCCATTACCGGCGATCCAGCCCGTGTCGGCGATTTTCCAGGTGCCTCGTCCGTTTACGACGTTTCTTCATTTGAATTAATTCAAATGATTAAACAGTTAAATGAAGGTCTTTCTTTTTCCGGCAAGGATTTAGGTCAAAAAACAGCCTTTAGTATTGCTGCTGCCTTTAACCCGAATGTTCGCTCAGTTGAAAAAGCAGTCAAACGGCTTGAGAAGAAAATCCACTATGGTGCAGATTACTTTATCTCGCAGCCCGTTTTTTCCGAGGAAAAGTTATTAGAAGTCTATGAACATACGAAACATTTAGATGTACCGATCTATATTGGCTTGATGCCGCTGACCAGCAGTAAGAATGCCGAGTTTCTTCACAATGAAGTTCCAGGAATCAAAATTGCTGATTCCATCCGGGAGCGAATGGCAGGTCTGAATGATAACCCGCTTCAGGCTGCCAGGGAAGGAATTGACATTACCAAGTCATTGATTGATGCAGCAATGGATTTATTTAACGGGATTTATTTAATTACACCATTTTTACGATATGAACTAACAACTGAGCTGGCCCTATATACGAAAAAACGTGCCAGATACTTAAGGGGGAACAGCTATGCCGAAAACACCGTTTACTGA